A DNA window from Camelina sativa cultivar DH55 chromosome 13, Cs, whole genome shotgun sequence contains the following coding sequences:
- the LOC104736535 gene encoding cytochrome P450 71B12-like encodes MSFWWYIIALFLSSMLIIKKTRANKKNLPPGPPRLPIIGNLHQLGSKPHRSMFKLSEKYGPLMSLKFGSVSTVVASTPETVKEVLKTFDVDCCSRPYLTYPARMTHNYKDLAFSFYNKYWREVRKMTVVELYTAKRVKSFQYIREEEVSSFVQFLKESASLDKPVDFNEKLVKLSGNVICKVAFGITLTGSKLENTFEEVVQGTMEVLGSFAAADYFPVVGKIIDRVTGLHSKCENVFKALDSFFDQSIKHHQEDECVDDDIIALLLKMERGETGLGEFQLTRNHLKGILLNLLLAGTDTAANTVTWAMTHLITNPRVMKKVQAEMREVIKNKDDITEEAIERLEYLEMVIKETFRINPVVPLLIPRVASKDLKIGGYDIPKKTWIHVNVWAVHRNPDVWKDPEAFIPERFMDSEVDYKGLNFELLSFGSGRRVCPGIGMGMALVHLALINLLYRFDWKLPEGMKIEDVDLEESYGLVTPKKIPLELVPVLTQWT; translated from the exons ATGAGTTTCTGGTGGTATATCATTGCCTTGTTCCTTTCATCTATGTTGATTATAAAGAAGACGAGAGCGAACAAGAAGAATCTACCTCCTGGACCACCAAGACTTCCTATAATTGGAAACTTGCACCAACTCGGATCAAAACCTCACCGTTCCATGTTCAAATTATCCGAAAAATATGGACCCCTAATGTCTCTTAAGTTTGGGAGTGTGTCCACTGTTGTGGCATCTACACCAGAGACAGTGAAGGAAGTCTTAAAAACGTTTGATGTAGATTGTTGTTCGCGACCTTATCTGACTTATCCTGCAAGAATGACACACAATTACAAAGATCTTGCCTTTTCTTTCTATAACAAATATTGGAGGGAAGTACGAAAGATGACAGTTGTTGAGCTCTACACTGCAAAAAGGGTAAAATCATTTCAATacataagagaagaagaagtttcatcTTTTGTCCAATTCCTCAAAGAGTCTGCTTCGTTGGACAAACCAGTTGACTTCAACGAAAAGTTAGTGAAACTCTCTGGGAATGTGATTTGTAAAGTTGCATTTGGGATAACTCTCACAGGGAGCAAACTTGAGAATACTTTTGAGGAAGTCGTTCAAGGAACCATGGAGGTGCTAGGTAGCTTTGCAGCAGCGGATTACTTCCCAGTTGTTGGTAAAATCATCGATAGGGTCACAGGATTACACAGCAAATGTGAGAATGTTTTCAAGGCACTTGATTCGTTTTTCGATCAATCTATAAAGCATCACCAAGAAGATGAATGTGTCGATGATGATATCATTGCTTTGCTTCTCAAGATGGAAAGGGGAGAAACTGGGCTCGGAGAGTTTCAACTAACTCGAAACCACCTCAAAGGAATCCTTCTG AACCTTCTTCTTGCGGGAACAGACACTGCTGCAAACACCGTGACATGGGCGATGACACATTTGATTACAAACCCAAGAGTTATGAAGAAAGTGCAAGCGGAGATGAGAGAAGTgatcaaaaacaaagatgatatcACCGAAGAGGCTATAGAACGACTCGAGTATTTGGAAATGGTCATTAAAGAAACATTTAGGATAAACCCAGTTGTGCCACTACTAATTCCAAGAGTGGCTTCAAAAGATCTAAAGATTGGAGGTTACGACATTCCAAAGAAAACTTGGATCCATGTCAACGTATGGGCTGTTCATAGGAATCCAGACGTTTGGAAAGATCCGGAAGCTTTCATCCCTGAGAGGTTTATGGATAGCGAGGTTGACTATAAAGGtttaaattttgagttgttGTCGTTTGGTAGCGGAAGGAGAGTGTGCCCAGGTATAGGAATGGGTATGGCTTTGGTACATTTGGCTCTTATCAATCTTCTTTACCGTTTCGACTGGAAGCTTCCTGAAGGAATGAAGATTGAAGATGTTGATCTTGAAGAATCGTATGGACTTGTTACTCCTAAGAAAATTCCACTTGAGCTTGTCCCCGTCCTTACCCAATGGACTTGA
- the LOC104736536 gene encoding deSI-like protein At4g17486 yields the protein MLCRMVVVTGRKKKPGSVPVYLNVYDLTPINGYAYWLGLGIYHSGVEVHGVEYGFGAHDHSTTGIFEVEPKQCPGFTFRKSILIGRTDLDPEKVRAFMEKLAEEYSGNTYHLITKNCNHFSNDVCVQLTRRSIPSWVNRLARFGLFCNCVLPAELNETKVRQVRSKEEKIPEAANKKLRSRSSRFPPDPLLSSSGSLNRSRRGERRRQCFPPSPTVSA from the exons atgttGTGTAGAATGGTGGTGGTGACTGGCCGGAAGAAGAAACCTGGTTCTGTTCCGGTTTATCTGAATGTATACGATCTAACACCTATCAATGGCTATGCTTATTGGTTAGGACTTGGGATCTATCACTCTGGTGTTGAAG TTCATGGGGTTGAATACGGTTTTGGTGCTCACGACCATTCGACAACGGGGATATTCGAGGTGGAACCGAAGCAATGTCCGGGTTTTACATTCAGGAAGTCTATTTTGATTGGAAGAACTGATTTGGATCCTGAAAAAGTTCGTGCGTTTATGGAGAAACTTGCTGAAGAATATAGTGGAAACACTTACCATTTGATCACAAAGAACTGTAATCATTTCTCCAATGACGTTTGTGTTCAGTTGACTCGGAGATCGATCCCTAGTTGGGTTAACCGTCTTGCTCGCTTTG GTTTGTTTTGCAACTGTGTTTTGCCGGCGGAGCTGAATGAGACAAAGGTGAGGCAGGTGAGAtcaaaggaagagaagattCCGGAAGCAGCAAATAAGAAACTTCGAAGCAGGTCAAGTAGATTTCCACCTGACCCTTTGCTTTCTTCGTCGGGCTCTTTAAACCGAAGCAGAAGAGGGGAAAGGAGAAGACAATGTTTTCCTCCATCGCCAACTGTGAGTGCTTAG